The genomic interval GGATGCGTGTCTCCCGTATGCCCGCATCCCACAACTCCAGCGCCAGCATGTGGTCGCGCCCGATCTCCTTTGCGAGCGCCCGAAGTTCTCCTGCCGACACACCGAAGGTGTTGTCCGTGTGTATGCCGTACCGCGCCATTCCGGCGATGGCGACGGGGTTGCGCAGCGCTTCGAGGCGCGTGATGATGCGGGTCAGAGTCATGGGTGCAAATCGCAGTTGTATGGATTAGCAAACTAGGGTGGGGGATAGTGGAATCCAATGGACGAAACAAAGTGCGCGGATGTGATCATGTCATGATTCCGTTTCGATGACGCACGGCGTACATTCGCTGTGATGTATCGCGCATGAACAATCCCTGGCTCGACATACCACTCTCGGATTACGAGTCCCACATGGCGATGTCCTCTATTGCACAGGCGGGGATGATCGCGGCCGAATTCGAGGCGCTTGTACGGTGCCATAAGCCCGACTCCGTTGCGGTGATCGGCTGCGCAGGCGGCAATGGCTTCGACCGTGTCACTCCGGAGATGCGCCGTGTTGTCGGTGTCGATATCAATCCCGCGTTTATCGCGGCAGCGTTGTCGCGTTACGGCGGCCGCATTGCCGGACTCGAATTGTATGTTGCCGACATTCAGGAAGCGCCCCCGCCCTGCGCGCCGGTCGAACTTATCTATGCAGCGCTTGTGTTCGAATACGTCGCGCCTCCGGCGGCGCTGGCGAATCTTGCGCGCATCTGTCGTCCCGGAGGCCGACTCTGTGCGCTCCTGCAATTGCCAGTCGCGGGTCTCGAAGAAATATCGCCCTCGCCGTATGAGAGTCTGCATGCGCTTGCACCCATCATGCGGCTCGTGGAGCCGTCGGAGTTGATCCGCTACGCGACCCATGCGGGCTTCGTGCTCGAATCGGAAACACGGGTGTCGCTCGCATCAGGGAAGGCGTGTGTGCTGCAGCAGTATATTAAACCGTCATGCTCCTACTCCCGTGGGCGTCGCGCTTCGTTCAGACCAGACGAAATCACAGTGGATTTCGTGGAGGAAAATGACTATGATGGATATCACCTATCCCAATATCTACAGCGAAACGGAGTGATCATGGAATATAATCCAGTTGGTTGGTTCGAGATATACGTGCAGGATATGGCGCGGGCGACAGCGTTCTACGAGACGATTTTCCAATGGCAGATGACGCCGATGGGGAATCCCGATCCGGAGGGCTTCCCCGGGATGGAGATGTGCTCCTTCCCGTCGTCGATGACAGCGTATGGTGCCTCAGGTGCACTGGTGAAAATGCCCAACACTCCTTCCGGCGGAAGCACGCTGGTGTACTTCTCCTGTGAGGATTGTGCGGTGATCCTCGCGCGGGTCATAACAAACGGGGGAACTGTGGTCAGCGACAAAATGTCGATAGGGGAGCATGGATTTATTGCCATCTTTTCCGACACGGAAGGGAACGTCATCGGACTCCACTCGCAGAACTAGACGGACTCCAGGCACTGTGCAAGCAGGATCACGGCGGGCTGCACGCTCGCTGTCGGTGACCTGATGCTCCATCGCACTCTCCTGCACAACGGATCCTCGCGGCAATCACCCGTGATTATGGCGTGATTGTCGCGCCATGTCCAAGGTGTTATTGTTTCACGGGGCACCGTCAATGGGGCGTCTCGTAGCGGACGCATCCACAACCGGGCTGCCGTGCGCAATGAGCGAGATTTGACTCTCACATCTACCTGTGCTATGTTCCGCGCTTCCAATCCGGCACAGTGAAAACAACAAAACAATACGGCTCCGACGCCGATCGCGCGCTCGACATGTGGGTGAAACTTGCCCGCGCCTACGCCACGTTCAACCGGCTGACTGTGCAGCAGATTCGCGAGTCGGGTCTGACACAGCCGCAGTTCGGTGCGCTCGAATGCCTCGGCCACCTCGGCGCCATGCCCATCGGCGAACTCTCGCGCAAGATGCTCGTCAGCGGCGGGAACATGACTTGTGTGGTGGATAACCTCGAAAAGGCAGGTCTCGTCGAACGCGTGCAGAGCGGCAACGACCGGCGCTCCGTGACGGTGCGGCTCACGACAAAAGGGCAGCGCCTCTTCCAGTCGATCTTTCCGCCGCACGCCGCGTATATCGCGGATCTTGCCGCAACCCTCAGTCACAAGGAACAGGAAGAACTCGCGCGCCTCCTGAAAAAACTCGGTCTCGGACTCGCCCCGCATCCGTAGGAACTCTTTTTTTCTGCCATGTGTTTTGAATTTGAAGTAATAACACGCGCATGAATGGAGCTGAGCACATGATTACGATACGGAAGGCGGGCGAACGCGGAAGCACCCGCATGGGGTGGCTGACGAGTTATCACAGTTTTTCGTTTAATCGCTATTACGATCCAGAACACATACATTTTGGCCCCCTGCGTGTGTTGAACGACGATTTTGTCGCACCGGGCACGGGCTTTGGCATGCACCCGCACGACAATATGGAGATCATCACCTACGTGCTGGCGGGCGAGGTGGAGCACCGCGACAGCACGGGCACACACAGCGTGATTCGCGCGGGTGACGTGCAGCGCATGAGCGCGGGTACGGGCGTGGTGCACTCCGAATACAACCGCTCGGCCGATAAGGAACTGCATCTGCTGCAAATCTGGCTGCTGCCCTACAAGCGCGGCCTTGCGCCGTCGTACGATCAGCGCACGTTTGACGCGGCGCGGCGCCGGAATACGCTGCTGCGTGTTGTCGATGGTGATGCCCGCGGCGATGCGCTGGCCATGCATCAGCACGCGTCGATGTTTGTTTCGTCGCTCGAAGCCGGAAACACGGTGGAGCACACGCTCGAGGCGGGCCGCGGCGCCTACGTCTTTATTGCCGCCGGTGCGGCAACGGTGAATGGCTTGATATTAGGGACTGGGGACGCGGCTATGGTCCGCGACGAGATCAATCTCGCGATATCGGCGCAGGAGACGGCGGAACTCGTGCTCTTCGATCTTCCCATGGACGAGTGACCGAACAATCGCGGATGTTTCGGCCTATGACGGAGTCTCGTCCCGCGGCGCCGGTATCAACAGCGAGATCAACACCGACGCGGCGAGTATCCCCACAACGATGCCCAGCTCAAGAAGCACCGACATGTGAAGCATGTCGCCCGCAAACATCTTGATTCCGACAAAGATGAGGATGAGCGATAGTCCGTAGTGCAGGAAACGGAACAGTCCCATGATGCCCGCAAGCACAAAATACATTGCGCGTAATCCGAGTATGGCGAAGATGTTCGAGCTGTACACGAGGAAGGTGTCGGTGGTGATGCCCAGTATCGCGGGAATGGAGTCGGTGGCAAAAACCACGTCGGTCGTCTCCACCACGATCAGCGTGATCAAGAGCGGGGTGGCGGTCAGAACACCGTTCAGGCGCACAAAAAATGCGCCGCCATGATACTCGGATGTCACGGGGAAGAAGCGTTTGAACAGGCGTATCCCGACGTTTTTTTCGGGATGGAATTCCTTGTCCTTGTTCAGCGCCAGTTGAATGCCGGTATACACCAGGAAGGCGCCCAGCACGTAGATGCTCCAGGAAAGCGACTGAATGAGTGTGACTCCCGCCGCGATGAACACCGCGCGGAACACCAGCGCGCCGAGTATGCCCCAGAAGAGGACGGTGTGCTGATACTCGCCGGGCACGCCGAAATACGAGAA from Ignavibacteriota bacterium carries:
- a CDS encoding TerC family protein gives rise to the protein MPVSLFMWISFIVIVLVMLAIDLKIFHRQAHQVQLREAVIWSIVWIVVSLAFAAGVYVELGQEPATKFLTGYLVEKALSMDNLFVFLVIFSYFGVPGEYQHTVLFWGILGALVFRAVFIAAGVTLIQSLSWSIYVLGAFLVYTGIQLALNKDKEFHPEKNVGIRLFKRFFPVTSEYHGGAFFVRLNGVLTATPLLITLIVVETTDVVFATDSIPAILGITTDTFLVYSSNIFAILGLRAMYFVLAGIMGLFRFLHYGLSLILIFVGIKMFAGDMLHMSVLLELGIVVGILAASVLISLLIPAPRDETPS
- a CDS encoding VOC family protein is translated as MEYNPVGWFEIYVQDMARATAFYETIFQWQMTPMGNPDPEGFPGMEMCSFPSSMTAYGASGALVKMPNTPSGGSTLVYFSCEDCAVILARVITNGGTVVSDKMSIGEHGFIAIFSDTEGNVIGLHSQN
- a CDS encoding pirin family protein; the protein is MITIRKAGERGSTRMGWLTSYHSFSFNRYYDPEHIHFGPLRVLNDDFVAPGTGFGMHPHDNMEIITYVLAGEVEHRDSTGTHSVIRAGDVQRMSAGTGVVHSEYNRSADKELHLLQIWLLPYKRGLAPSYDQRTFDAARRRNTLLRVVDGDARGDALAMHQHASMFVSSLEAGNTVEHTLEAGRGAYVFIAAGAATVNGLILGTGDAAMVRDEINLAISAQETAELVLFDLPMDE
- a CDS encoding MarR family transcriptional regulator produces the protein MWVKLARAYATFNRLTVQQIRESGLTQPQFGALECLGHLGAMPIGELSRKMLVSGGNMTCVVDNLEKAGLVERVQSGNDRRSVTVRLTTKGQRLFQSIFPPHAAYIADLAATLSHKEQEELARLLKKLGLGLAPHP